TTACCTTTTCCACGATTTCTTTGTTTCTGGCTGACATGTGACCCTCTCCTTTTTCAGGTAGATGCCTTAACCAGGCGTTTTCTCTTTTGGCTGATCAGTATCTTCCGCGGCAAGCCGCTTGCGGCGAGCAAGCTCGGCCTCAGTGGGGACCTCAAGCGCGAACGATCCGGTCTTGACTTCTCCTGAGCGGACGTACGTGGCAACGATGACTCCACTTGGTGAAAACGCGCTTTCAAGCAATTTGAATCCGACCGGAATCGTGCCTTCGGCGAACAGGCGCTTGCCCCTGCCGAGAGTGATGGGAAATATTTTCAGCCGCAGCTCGTCGACCAGGTCATGATTCAGTAGTGTTTGAATGAGATTGCCGCTGCCATGAACTTGTATTTCCGGCCCGTCCTGTTCCCTCAGTTTCTTAATTTCCGTCGCGACATCTCCCTTGATGAGCTTGGAATTGCTCCAGTCGAGCCTTGTCAGGGTCTTTGAAGCCACATATTTTTTCGCCTTGTTAAATCCGGCTGCAATGAGATTTTCATCGGTTTTCCTGTACGGCCAGTACGCCGCGAATATCTCATACGTCTTTCTGCCGAGCAGTAAATCGAAGGGCTTGTTCATTTGCCCGTCCATCACTTTTCCAAGGAAGTCATCAAAGTAACCGGCAACCCACCCGCCGTGCTCGAACCCGCCAGTGGGATCTTCTTCAGGCCCGCCGGGAGCCTGCATCACTCCATCAAGGGTTATGAAAGACAGAACAACCAGTTTTCTCATACTATCCTCTCGCGTATGCCTGCTTGAGGGCTGCAATGTCCCTATAGCACCCTGACGTTGGAAGGCAACTGTTGAAAATCATCGGTCCTTGGCAGCGCTTTAACAGCTTCGAGAAGTCCCGCCGGCGCGGCGACAAGTTTCCTGGCCGACAGGTCGAGCCAACCTCCTGCACTGGTCACCCTGGCTGCAAGCTTACCGTCGGGACGGAAAAACTCGTTCCGAATGATCCATCGGCTTCCATCTTCGGCAAGCCCGGCGATGGAGAGAGTAATCTTGAGTTCGTCCAGAAGGTTGACTTCGCGGAAGTACTCGATCTCGTCCTTTTGGATGACCGGCCCTAGCCGCAGTCGAGAGAACTCGCTCATTGGAAAACCATGTTCCGAGAAAAATATCATGCGTACATCGCCGGACTTGTCCAGATAGGCCGTGTTCCTCATATGTGCGTTGAAGTCCATGTCGCCCCAGCCCGCCATCAGTTTTTTCTCGTACATCTCATTGCTCCTGAGACGCCTTCCGCGCCTTCGATCCAAACCCGAATCAGGGTAAAAAACCACGCACGACTCTCATTATTGACATGACGTTTCTCCTTTAGCTTCTCGCGGAAAGTCAACCGCCCCCGAGCGAACTGGTCGGAAAGCCTCCAGAGCTGTGATTTTTCGCGCACACCTTCCGAAAACTTTGCCCCCGGCCTGTTGAGGTCCTCCCGGCGGGCTTTACGGATTTCTGGTGAAGTAGCTCGTCATGAGGTTCCGGTAGTTTGGAATGTGGTTTGAAAAAAGCGTGCCCAGACCCTCGATGTCGTTGCGCCAGTCCCGGTGCAGTTCACACGCCATGGCGAACCAGTTCATCAATTGCACGCCCGCGGCCTGCATCCGCAACCAGGCACTGTGACGGGTGACCTCGTTAAAGGTTCCGGAGGCATCGGTAATCACGTAAACCTCGTATCCTTCCTCAATCGCGGAAAGTGCCGGGAAGGCCACGCAGACTTCCGTCACCACACCGGCGATGATGAGCTGCTTGCGTCCGGTCTGCTTGATCGCCCTGACGAAATCCTCGTTATCCCAGGCATTGATGTTCCCGGGCCTCGCAATGTAAGGCGAGTTCGGGAACATCTCCTTCAATTCCGGCACCAGTGGTCCGTTAGGGCCGTTCTCGAAGCTGGTGGTCAGAATCGTGGGCAGCTCGAAGTACTTGCCGCAGGCAGCCAGGGCCAGGACGTTGTTCTTGAACTCGCCAGGAGAAAAGTCCTGAACCAGCGAAATCAAGCCTGCCTGATGGTCCACCAGCAACAAGGCGGCATCGTCTTTAGAAAGCCGGATGTAC
The genomic region above belongs to Desulfuromonas sp. TF and contains:
- a CDS encoding dihydrofolate reductase family protein, with protein sequence MRKLVVLSFITLDGVMQAPGGPEEDPTGGFEHGGWVAGYFDDFLGKVMDGQMNKPFDLLLGRKTYEIFAAYWPYRKTDENLIAAGFNKAKKYVASKTLTRLDWSNSKLIKGDVATEIKKLREQDGPEIQVHGSGNLIQTLLNHDLVDELRLKIFPITLGRGKRLFAEGTIPVGFKLLESAFSPSGVIVATYVRSGEVKTGSFALEVPTEAELARRKRLAAEDTDQPKEKTPG
- a CDS encoding thioesterase family protein, with translation MYEKKLMAGWGDMDFNAHMRNTAYLDKSGDVRMIFFSEHGFPMSEFSRLRLGPVIQKDEIEYFREVNLLDELKITLSIAGLAEDGSRWIIRNEFFRPDGKLAARVTSAGGWLDLSARKLVAAPAGLLEAVKALPRTDDFQQLPSNVRVL
- the ycaC gene encoding isochorismate family cysteine hydrolase YcaC, producing MSKSFTYIRLSKDDAALLLVDHQAGLISLVQDFSPGEFKNNVLALAACGKYFELPTILTTSFENGPNGPLVPELKEMFPNSPYIARPGNINAWDNEDFVRAIKQTGRKQLIIAGVVTEVCVAFPALSAIEEGYEVYVITDASGTFNEVTRHSAWLRMQAAGVQLMNWFAMACELHRDWRNDIEGLGTLFSNHIPNYRNLMTSYFTRNP